Within Paenibacillus albicereus, the genomic segment AGGGAACGCTTTTTTTTGGTCGGCGCGGCGGAGCGCCGGCTACAGGCTGCGTACCGGAACGTCCATCAGCAGGTAGTCCTTGTCGGCATCGAGCACCGTGACCCGGCTATGGCAGCATGGAAACACAAGCAGCTTCTTTGCTCCTTCCGCGATCGTCTTCAGGTCGGACGGTCGCAGCGGGAGCAGCACGTTGTCGCGGCCGCAGAACGGGCAAGCGGCCAGAACGTCCTTCATCTGGACGTCATAAGGCCAGGATCGTTCGAACGGGATCATCGGCCTTCTTCCTCTCCCGTTCCGGGCTTGCCTTCTGGCGTCTCGGGGCGGGAAGCGGAGCTCGGCTCTCCCTGGCTGCCGGCTATTTCGGAGCCGGCCAGCTCGGCCATCTTTTGGAGCAGAATATGGCGGGGCATATGCATGAGATGCTCCAGCGGCACGCCAAGCTGCTTGGCGAGCTTGACGGCCGTGTCGGCGGATATGGGCAGCGGTCTGGACATGTCGGTTCCTCCTTGCCGGAATAGCGCCGCCGTCTCTCCGGTAGCGGAGGGCGAGCGGCGCGAGCTATAATGGTAGCATACACGGCCGGACAAGCCCGCGCAATGCGCGGCGCCGCTGCCCTTCGATCGAGCGGGCAGAGGGCGTGGCCGGAAGGAGAGGATTCGATACGATGCCAACATCCGTCTATCCGCTGAACTGGAATTTGGAGGTATTTTACCCGGGAGGGTCCTCGTCGCCCGCGCTGAAGCAGGAACTGGAAGGAATTTCGGACGACGTCGCCCGTCTGAACGGCGAGCTTGTCGCCGCGTCGGGCTCGGAGGGAGTGCCCGGAGCGAGCGGGGAGCAGCTGGGACGCTGGACCGAGGCCGCCCAGTCGATCGCCGCGCGGCTCGGCCAGGTGGACAGCTTTGTCGGCTGCCTGCTCGCCGCCAACGTCCACGACAAGGAAGCGGCCGCGCTCAACGGACGCATCCAGTCGCTGGAGGCGGAATACACGATCGCCTTCACCCGCTTCGACGATCTGATGAGCCGTACGCCGGACTCGATCTGGGAGAGCTGGGTCCAGACTTCGCCGGTGCGATTCTTCCTGAATGAGCGGCGCCAGAACGCCCGCGAGAAGCTTCGCCCCGAGCTGGAAGCGTTTGCGGCCGATCTGGCGGTCGACGGCTACCATGCCTGGGGCAACCTGTACAACACGATCGTGTCCCGCGCGAAGTTCAAGGCGAAGGACAAGGACGGCAAGGAAGAGCTCCTTTCCGCCGGACAGATGTTCAACCGGCTGAGCGATGCGGACCGCGACGTCCGGGTCGAAGCGTTCGCCGAATGGGAGCGCGAATGGTCCGAGCATGCGCAGCTGTGCGCCGATGCGTTGAACCATATTGCCGGCTTCCGCCTGAAGCTGTACGACAAGCGCGGCTGGGGCGACGTGCTCAAGGAGCCGCTCAAGATGAACCGCATGACGCATGCGACGCTCCATGCGATGTGGGCGGCGATCGAAGAAGGCAAGAAGGACCTGCTGCGCTACTTCGAACGCAAGGCGAAGCTGCTTGGCGTCGAGCGGCTGGACTGGCATGACGTCACGGCCCCGCTCGAGTCGAGCACGGCCAAGATCGCCTACGACGACGCCTGCCGCCTGATCGAGGAGCAGTTCGCGCGCTTCGATCCGAAGCTCGCCGAGTTCGCCGCGATGGCGCTCAAGGACGGCTGGGTCGAAGCCGAGGACCGTCCCGGCAAGCGTCCCGGCGGCTTTTGCGCCTCGTTCCCGGTCAAGGGAGAGACACGCATCTTCATGACGTATTCCGGCACGGTGGACAATGTCAGCACGCTGGCGCATGAGCTCGGACACTCCTACCATTCCTACGTCATGGAGGATCTTCCTTCCTTCTCCAAGCAGTATGCGATGAACGTCGCCGAGACGGCCTCGACCTTCGCGGAGATCATCGTCGCCCAGTCCCAGCTTGAGCTGGCCAAGACGAAGCAGGAGAAGATCGCGCTGCTGGAGCTGAAGATCCAGAACGCGGTCGCGTTCTTCATGAACATCCACGCCCGCCTGCTGTTCGAGCTCAGCTTCTACGAGGAGCGCCGCGCCGGCGAGGTATCGGTCAAGCGCCTGAACGAGCTGATGGAAGCGGCGCAGCGCGAAGCCTATGGAGACGCCATCGGAGAGGCGCATCCGCATTTCTGGGCGGCCAAGCTGCATTTCTTCTTCACCGGCACGCCTTTCTACAACTTCCCGTACACGTTCGGCTACCTGTTCAGCGCCGGCCTGTACGCCCGCGCCAAGGAGGCCGGTCCCGGCTTCGCCGAGCAGTACGTCAGCCTGCTGCGCGATACGGGCAGCATGACGGTCGAGGAGCTTGCGCTCAAGCATCTGGGCACGAACCTGCAGCA encodes:
- a CDS encoding YycC family protein, with the protein product MSRPLPISADTAVKLAKQLGVPLEHLMHMPRHILLQKMAELAGSEIAGSQGEPSSASRPETPEGKPGTGEEEGR
- a CDS encoding M3 family oligoendopeptidase; the encoded protein is MPTSVYPLNWNLEVFYPGGSSSPALKQELEGISDDVARLNGELVAASGSEGVPGASGEQLGRWTEAAQSIAARLGQVDSFVGCLLAANVHDKEAAALNGRIQSLEAEYTIAFTRFDDLMSRTPDSIWESWVQTSPVRFFLNERRQNAREKLRPELEAFAADLAVDGYHAWGNLYNTIVSRAKFKAKDKDGKEELLSAGQMFNRLSDADRDVRVEAFAEWEREWSEHAQLCADALNHIAGFRLKLYDKRGWGDVLKEPLKMNRMTHATLHAMWAAIEEGKKDLLRYFERKAKLLGVERLDWHDVTAPLESSTAKIAYDDACRLIEEQFARFDPKLAEFAAMALKDGWVEAEDRPGKRPGGFCASFPVKGETRIFMTYSGTVDNVSTLAHELGHSYHSYVMEDLPSFSKQYAMNVAETASTFAEIIVAQSQLELAKTKQEKIALLELKIQNAVAFFMNIHARLLFELSFYEERRAGEVSVKRLNELMEAAQREAYGDAIGEAHPHFWAAKLHFFFTGTPFYNFPYTFGYLFSAGLYARAKEAGPGFAEQYVSLLRDTGSMTVEELALKHLGTNLQQEEFWRSAVALTGEDIRQFLELTE